Below is a genomic region from Chryseobacterium scophthalmum.
AGAAACGGTATGCCATCTAAAGGTTACAAAACTAGAAAGAAAAACAAAGTGTCTAACCGTTACATCGTATCTAAAAGAAAATAATTATGGCAAGATCACTTAAAAAAGGACCATTCATTCATCATACTTTAGATAAGAAGGTTCAGGCAAATGTAGAGTCTGGTAAGAAGACTGTTATCAAAACTTGGTCTAGAGCATCTATGATCTCTCCAGACTTTGTAGGACAAACTATTGCTGTACACAACGGGAAATCTTTTATCCCGGTTTACGTTACAGAAAACATGGTTGGTCATAAGCTAGGCGAATTTTCTCCAACAAGATCTTTCAGAGGTCATGGTGGTAACAAAAACAAAGGAAGCAGATAATCATGGGATCAAGAAAAAGAGAAAGTGCATTAGCACGTAAATTAACAAATCAAGATGTAGTAAAAGCATTACACAATGATTGCCCTTCATCTCCAAGAAAGATGAGATTAGTAGCTGATATCATCAGAGGGGTAGAAGTTGAAAAAGCTTTAAGCATCCTAAAATATTCGAAAAAAGACGCTTCAAACAAATTAGAGAAAGTACTTCTTTCTGCGATGGCTAACTGGCAATCTAAGAACGAAGGTGCAGATATCGAAGAAGCTAACCTTATCGTTAAAGAAATTTTTGTAGACAGTGCAAGACAATTGAAGAGACTAAGACCAGCTCCACAAGGTAGAGGGTACAGAATCAGAAAAAGATCAAACCACATTACACTAATCTTAGGAACAAAAGAAAATTAATTCAAGGTATGGGACAGAAGACAAATCCAATTGGTAACAGATTAGGTATCATCAGAGGATGGGATTCAAACTGGTTTGGTGGTAAAAACTACGGTGATAGAATCGCTG
It encodes:
- the rpsS gene encoding 30S ribosomal protein S19; this translates as MARSLKKGPFIHHTLDKKVQANVESGKKTVIKTWSRASMISPDFVGQTIAVHNGKSFIPVYVTENMVGHKLGEFSPTRSFRGHGGNKNKGSR
- the rplV gene encoding 50S ribosomal protein L22 → MGSRKRESALARKLTNQDVVKALHNDCPSSPRKMRLVADIIRGVEVEKALSILKYSKKDASNKLEKVLLSAMANWQSKNEGADIEEANLIVKEIFVDSARQLKRLRPAPQGRGYRIRKRSNHITLILGTKEN